In Brachybacterium fresconis, the genomic stretch GATCTCCTCGAGCTCCGGGCAGACCCCGGGCGGCCCCGTCCTCCACCTCGTCGACGCCGCCGTCTGCATCTGCTTCGTCGCCGTCTCCCTGTTCGCCCGCACCTCGCTGCTGTCCCGCCCCGCGGTGATCGCCCGGGCCAACGGCGTCGTCGCCGGGCTGATCCTCGTCGTCGTCGGCTTCCTCGACGTGATCGTGAACTCGCTGGCCACCGGCGCCGGAGCCGGCCTGGCCACCGGTGGCACCGCCCTGGTGATCGGCATCGCCGCAGCCCTGATGCTGACCGTCCCCGCCCCGGTGCGCGACGAGTTCGGCGCCCCGGACATCGCCCGCATGTTCGCCGACTTCCGCGCGCGCGACGCCGACAGCGTCTCCCTGCTGTCCCTGGTGCCGGACGTCACCGAGGAGACCGCCCGCAAGAAGACCTTCCCCGGCAGCTGACCCATCGGCCGCCCGATCCCTCCGGCCGCCCGCGGCCGATCCTCCTCACCCCCTTGGGAGAGCCATTTTCCGCTGGAGCCTGCACGGCGACGGCCGCACCATCGCCGCCGACGAGATCGTCCTGCCCGAGGAGCGCCTGGCCTGGCCGCTGACCATCGGCATCGGCGCCCAGCACGTGATCGCCATGTTCGGCGCCACCTTCCTGGTGCCGCTGCTGACCGGCTTCCCACCCTCGACCACCCTGCTGTTCTCCGGCATCGGCACGCTGCTGTTCCTGGTCATCACCGCGAACAAGGTGCCCAGCTACCTCGGCTCCTCCTTCGCCTTCATCGCCCCCATCACCGCCTCCACCCAGGCGGACTCGATGGGGGCCGCGCTCGGCGGGGTGATGGTCACCGGGCTGCTGCTGGCCGCCTTGGGGCTGATCGTCTCCCGGGTGGGGACCCGCTGGATCTCCGTGCTCATGCCCCCGGTGGTGATGGGCTCGATCGTCGCCCTGATCGGTTTCAACCTCGCCCCCACGGCGTACGAGAACTTCCAGCAGTCCGCCGTCACCGCGACGGTGACGCTGCTGGCCGTGGTGCTGTGCACCGCGCTGTTCAAGGGGATGCTGGGTCGCGTCTCCGTGCTGCTGGGGGTGCTGATCGGCTACGGCGTGGCCGTCGCGCGGGGAGAGGTCGATTTCGCGCCGGTCGCCGACGCCGCCTGGATCGGGCTGCCCGAGTTCCATCACCCCACCTTCGACCCGGGCCTGGTGGTGATGTTCCTGCCGGTGGTGCTGGTGCTGCTGGCCGAGAACGTCGGCCACGTGACCAGCGTCGGGCTGATGACCAACCGGAACCTCGACCACATGGTGGGGCGCACCCTGGCCTCCGACGGCCTGGCCACCGCGCTCTCTGCCGGCTTCGGCGGCTCGCCGACCACCACCTACGGCGAGAACATCGGCGTCATGAGCGCCACCCGCGTCTACTCCACTGCCGCCTACTGGGTGGCCGGCATCGTCGCCATCCTGCTGTCGCTGTCCCCGAAGGTCGGTGCCCTGATCTTCACCATCCCGCCGGGTGTCCTCGGCGGCGTGACCTTCGTGCTGTACGGCCTGATCGGCATCGTCGGCGTGCGCATGTGGGTCGACGGCAGGGTCGACTTCTCCCGCCCCAAGAACCAGTTCACCGCGGGCGTCGCCCTGGTCGTCGGGATCGCGAACGTCACCTGGACCTTCGGCGGCATCGAGCTCACCGGCATCGCGCTGGGCACGATCGCCGCCATGCTGATCTACCACGTCATGGACAAGCTCGGCCACGCCACCGGCACCGAGGTCCAGGCCGCCGAGCCGGCCGAGGTCGTCGCGAGCGAGGGCAGCCGGCCGCGGGAGTGAACCGGGGCGACGGCGCCGCCGTGCACGTCTACACGGTCTGAGGCATGACGGTGATCCGGGGGTTCGGCATCCCGGTCGAGGCGGGAGCCTTGCCCAGGGGCAGGTGGATCCCGGCGATCATGCAGCGCACGGAGCCGCCGGCCGCCTCGATCGTCGGCACCGCGGCGGTGAGGATCCGGCAGCAGCGCTCGATTCGTCGACGCTGGGCAGGGGAGAGGTTCCCGGCCGCCCGCGCGGACATCACCAGGGCCGGCCCGTCGCGGCCGGAGACCTCGAGGCAGTTGCCGAGGAAGCCCTGCACCTGGCTCTCGGAGATCTCCACGACGTCCCGGCCGCTGCCGTGCAGCGATCCCAGCACGCGCGCGCGCCGACCGGGGTCCCGGATCATCCCGCTGCCGACGATCGCG encodes the following:
- a CDS encoding uracil-xanthine permease family protein; this translates as MFRWSLHGDGRTIAADEIVLPEERLAWPLTIGIGAQHVIAMFGATFLVPLLTGFPPSTTLLFSGIGTLLFLVITANKVPSYLGSSFAFIAPITASTQADSMGAALGGVMVTGLLLAALGLIVSRVGTRWISVLMPPVVMGSIVALIGFNLAPTAYENFQQSAVTATVTLLAVVLCTALFKGMLGRVSVLLGVLIGYGVAVARGEVDFAPVADAAWIGLPEFHHPTFDPGLVVMFLPVVLVLLAENVGHVTSVGLMTNRNLDHMVGRTLASDGLATALSAGFGGSPTTTYGENIGVMSATRVYSTAAYWVAGIVAILLSLSPKVGALIFTIPPGVLGGVTFVLYGLIGIVGVRMWVDGRVDFSRPKNQFTAGVALVVGIANVTWTFGGIELTGIALGTIAAMLIYHVMDKLGHATGTEVQAAEPAEVVASEGSRPRE